In Salmo salar chromosome ssa14, Ssal_v3.1, whole genome shotgun sequence, the sequence caagcgtgattcagaagatagggagagagaattTTTATTAGCTAGAGAATaatggattaactttttcaatgctagttaaggatactgtaacaaccctgggtttataagcgaggatatcgactctgccgcttgagcatgcttttgcggcacagtcgatagtgcGCTGGACTTTGGGCTAGAAGGTTGttggttcgagacctgctccctgcctgttttATTACAATACTATAGGCCTGATTATCACCTTTTTGTTGAAATTATTAAACCTTACAAAAaggtaagatgtgtttttaattctggtggcgcttgtcagttagctagctagctcaagcttgttagctagttagctcaaAGGACATTCAATATTTCTCCATAGAAGCCCTCCACCTAGGTATAATTATGTgaacctaattcagataatgcatgtcataataACAAGATGCCCTGCGCTTCAAGCCTCCTCAACCCTATCTTGCTCTCTTCCCACCCACAAAATTTCAGTCGCATCTTGCGCCATaggctacacttgtctgtccatcacGCATGGAAACAACTAGCTTGCCTGCTCTATCCGCAATGATTGGTAAAGTAATTTAacgagctaaatgtaaaaaactgTGGATTTCACAGGTTAAAAAAAGGAACCGAAAGGAACGATATCAACCTGTACTTTTTGCTTTGAatcggttcagaactttattttgctggtcggaacagtTTAGCGGAACCAAAAAAATGGTGGTTCTGTTCAGAATGAAATAATTGGAAAATAACTTTGGTTCCAACCcgacacacatacatgcatgcacaaatacagcacatacacacatacaaggACTtatacaatcacacacacacacacacacattcaaaacTGCCTGCTGTAATAGAACGTATCTATCAAGACTCTTTGTTTACAACAGTAACTCCAGACCACATCATCTGAACCAGACAGAAGGCAGACAGACAACATTTAGaacaacagacagaacaacagacagacagacagacggctgtacatacagtattaccTGCATCGTCCCTCCTTAGCTGGTTACAGTAGTGGCTGGACTTCATAGGTTACAGTCGTCCTTAGAtgctgatcttaggtcagttttgCATCCCCTTCCCCCCTGTGTTTAggataagctgatcctagatctgtgcataACGGCAATTTCTAGCTTTAGTGGATTTCATTGGCTGCCCGAGTGGTTCTGTGGTGCAGTGCAGAGACAGATATTGAGAGTCTGTGTCAGGATTCTAGTCAGAGCCATCTTGGCACCAATAGTCCTTTCACCATTACAGTACTTTTAGTCAGAATGGAAGAAAAAAATTGGTGCCAACATGAACAATAGTTGGCCAAACCTTCTATAGCTAACCTATCTCTATGGCTCTGGAGCAGAGTTTCTGTCAAGCAAAGAGCAATGTACGTGGACCTCAAGAGCAGCCGGGAATCAAGAGCTACTGGACTTTTGTAAGAAAACCAAAAAACTATGTCAAGAACAGGAGAAGAATGTTTCCATGTTTTGACAGCATAATTTTCTTACTCATTAAAACCATTTGTATATAAGTGAACCAATGTGCCTCCTGTCATTGAAAGTTGACTATTTATGATTGCATTGAAAGTTCACAAAGTAGTTTGTAAAGAGGTATTTTGATCAAATATTGTACTTTATTATGTATGTCACAAACATGTGGGCCATAATGTATACAGTTACAATCTTTGTATTTTAAAATATGTAATCTGATTTTATaatatatatagctatatagctaatatatatatatatatatattcgtttttttttaatatataatcTCTCTTTGAATATATCTCTATTTCTATAATGATCTATATCTTTAAATATCTTTACTACTCAGCACCACACTGACTGTATCATTTAGGTGTGTTGTTGTGCCCATACATATTCACATTGATAAAaccatcactctccctccctcactgctCTCACTCTATCTCTGGTGTTGGGAATACGGACTTCCTCACACAGGAACCACTGATCCGTATCCCTCCTCAAAATTGCGTGTGATCCCGTTTTTCCTGAAGAACTCGGTGTGGATGTGAGCGATGCGGGCAAACTGCCTGCCAGGTTTGTAGAGGACAGGAGGCATGTGTCTTCCATACTCTGATGAGGACAAGACTGGTGCAGGTCTGGAAGACTCCTGAAAGAGAAGAGAAACAGGGAATGAgctgagagggaggaaagggtaaTAAATataggagaaagagacagaaagaggatgATGGTGAATGAGAGAGAGCAGAAAAGGGGGAGAGCGGGTTAATCATTTAGTTGTTCAACACCTTACCAGACACCATTACACAGCTTTACACCCATACAATTATATATATAATCTCTGTGTTTTACACCTGTAATTGGAGGTGGCTTGATTCTGTAGCTGAGTTTGATCATATCTGTGGGTTTAAAATGGATGTCCTCCCGTTCACACCATGAGCTGTCACTGAGCGCAGAATTACTCTCAGAAAGGTAAGACTTAACTTTACTGTAATTAAACCTCTCTACAGTGAGTGCAGCTCATTCActttacaagtgtgtgtgtgtccactcacTTAGCTAGTCAACTTCTCCACTTTCACTGACTGAGAAACTAGACCCACCATTGGTGCTGCTTCCTACCTGACAAGCATAATGACTCTGACATAGTTTCCGCACAGAAAGTGTTGGGAAACTTCCACCTCGCTAACAACCACCAGCGGCATACAGTGACAGCCAGCTGCTAGCTGTATTTACTCCCATAACAACCTGTTCACATATGGCTTGTCGGCTAGTGCAGATGCTGCCACACCTGCTGCTGGTCAAACAGACTGTCAACTGGGAAAATGTACGACTAGTTCCATGAAActacaaaaaatataaaatcaaactttgtttgtcacttgcaccaaatacaacaggtgtagaccttaccgtgaaatgataCAGCTAGATTTGGTCTGGTTTAAGGCTATTCAAATGTAGCTGATAGGAATTGTCATAGGCAGAGATCTAGGGACTTGAACTCTGGTTTCAGAGTGAGTGCACTAACACCTGTGCCATGAAGGTCCAAACCCCTTGGTAAAGATAGGCTAGTTATAGCACACTATGGTTTAAGTACACATCATAGTGGTGGTCATAATAACCGTATCAGAGCATACAGGGAGGCTGCTGCACCACTTTACCCTCCCCAAATCCAAACACCACCTACTTAGATCAGCGCAGGAGCAacaggtgttactgtacagatgcCATATCTTAATTTGACCCACTTTCTCACAGCAGGAATATAGTCTTGCAGCAACAGGGAatctgaattattatgtggattacaataaattgagattttttttgtagtgtttgatacatttttcgtttgggcaaatcaagtctgaaatgttaaagtggaaattagaagcctttttagacattgaatacatttgcatttcCTGCAGTGCTGGAAAATTCCTGCAAaaacaggatgatcaaattaagatacggcactgtagctagctagttacctctGAGTACAAGTCTAGTCCCCTGCTGTTGGAGTGCTCTCTATCGTCGCGGTGTAGTTTGCTGTCATAGCCCTCCGCCCGCCGGTATATGCAGTCGTATAAGGATACCTCCCGTGCCTATGGAATAATGGATCAttataggttggtgtgtgtgtgtgtgtgtgtgtgtgtgtgtgtgtgtgtgtgtgtgtgtgtgtgtgtgtgtgtgtgtgtgtgtgtgtgtgtgtgtgtgtgtgtgtgtgtgtgacagagaggaagatggagagagagagagagagagagagacagacagacagacagacagacagacagacagacagacagacagacagacagacagacagacagacagacagacagacagacagacagacagacacagggggGGACGTGGAAGACAGTGGGATATAACGTTAGTAATGATATAGCTAGCCATCTAGCTGTTTGTTACAGTAAGAGGTGTGATAGATAGAGAGTGAGGGTGAGGGAGTAGTCTTGAAAACCTGACCGTAGGCAACACAGTGACGTCTCTGTGTTGACTCAGGTCGGGTTTTCAAGACTagtcaggaagagagagggaaatgtgaagggagagagagcccAGCTAgaacataacgttctgagaatcaCATGTCTCTTaaagcttggtgagagcgtggtggTCCTATgcttattttgcatacaaccttcccacagcgttctgggaatggtgcaggatagttgtttggctttggaacattctcagcacattaaaggaacttgacaaaataatgttattttcttgatatttcattactttaacagaacgtttcataaaagttcaaacatgattacatttaattacatttttgctAATGTTCTAGGAAAGTTCtacaactggtttgacattgggaatgttctcaaatagtttagAGAACGTttgaaacaacgttcttctgtgggaatttcaatacttcagcataacgtttcctacaggtttcctcatggttctatttaaagtaatgttctcaaattgttccgggaacattaagaaacaacgttcatctgtgtgaatgtcagtacttcagcataacatttccTACAGGATTCCTCATGTTTCTAGATAAATTCATGTTCTTATTCATGTTCttagaaacaacgttcttctgtgggaactttcaataaaaaacacaaaaaaaacattagTTACATCAAAGAACTTCCTAAgaatgttctaagaatgttatttaaaaacatatacatcacaggaagttggtggcagattaattagggaggacgggctcatggtaatggctggagcggaattagtggaatggtatcaaatacatcaaacaaatgTCCGTGTGTTTGATGCTATTCCAtctgctctgttccagccattattatgagccgtcctcccctcagcagcctccactggtatacaTTAtgttctcaacgtcaacaaaactttCTCTACCCTCCATCTTGTTacgtgtgttcaggtgtgttggccgtacccactaattggccacacctgatctgaCTGAgttcttgtttcctttgaaatggggtctgtttgagtaGACTAAAACGCTTTGGTTTCGTTTGTAATTTACTCTATCTAcgccaatttcagagcactcatctgagtgtgctagagcgcagaataactgatgaatttacgaacgcacaacACTcattgaatatgaccggtgtcagtaaatgttggcaaaaatgttttattaaattgttgccagcaccacagttacagtcactaacacccttgataacataaaaacagcctaactagctctgctagggcgagtaaaatcatcagagtgaggtgttctctcatttgtgccagttaacttgggtgcttgactgccgttgtgaggtcagaacgctcttAGGCCAGTGTCCAGTGTGCACTGTGAACATTCCAAGAGCAAAccactctgaatttacgaacagacAATTTGACAACACTCTGAACTTAAGAATGCCTCAGAGTgcactctgacacactggaaacaatttacgaacgcaccctttGTATGAGTAGAAAAAAatatggcatgctagctccatcctggtggcgcagtCGACAAATTCCATGGATAGAAAACAGAAGCTCGTGTAGGTTTGAAAGCTCACTGACGCAGTCACAATAAAatgaatattttaaaaaatgtgtttgcatgattaatgaaTAAGCAAATTAATTTCTATGTGTCCTATCTGTGattggagttcaaaacagttaacccaAACTAACCTAGCGTAGGACCCCCTATTATTGGCATATTCAACAGCGTTTaagaaatatacactgctcaaaaaaataaagggaacacttaaacaacacaatgtaactccaagtcaatcacacttctgtgatatcaaactgtccacttaggaagcaacactgattgacaatacatttcacatgctgttgtgcaaatggaatagacaacaggtggaaattataggcaattagcaagacacccccaataaaggagtggttctgcaggtggggaccacagactacttctcagttcctatgcttcctggctgatgttttggtcacttttgaatgctggcggtgctttcactctagtggtagcatgagacggagtctacaacccacacaagtggctcaggtagtgcagctcatccaggatggcacatcaatgcgagctgtggcaagaaggtttgctgtgtttgtcagcgtagtgtccagagcatggaggcgctaccaggagacaggccagtacatcaggagacatggaggaggccgtaggagggcaacaacccagcagcaggaccgctacctccgcctttgtgcaaggaggagcaggaggagcactgccagagccctgcaaaatgacctccagcaggccacaaatgtgcatgtgtctgctcaaaccgtcagaaacagactccatgagggtggtatgagggcccgacgtccacaggtgggggttgtgcttacagcccaacaccgtgcaggacgtttggaatttgccagagaacaccaagattggcaaattcgccactggcgccctgtgctcttcacagatgaaagcaggttcacactgagcacgtgacagacgtgacagagtctggagacgccgtggagaacgttctgctgcctgcaacatcctccagcatgaccggtttggcggtgggtcagtcatggtgtggggtggcatttctttgggggggccgcacagccctccatgtgctcgccagaggtagcctgactgccattaggtaccgagatgagatcctgagaccccttgtgagaccatatgctggtgcgtttggccctgggttcctcctaatgtaagacaatgctagacctcatgtggctggagtgtgtcagcagttcctgcaagaggaaggcattgatgctatggactggcccgcccgttccccagacctgaatccaattgagcacatctgggacatcatgtctcgctccatccaccaacgccatgttgcaccacagactgtccaggagttggcggatgctttagtccaggtctgggaggagatccctcaggagaccatccgccacctcatcaggagcatgcccaggcgttgtagggaggtcatacaggcacgtggaggccacacacactactgagcctcattttgacttgttttaaggacattacatcaaagttggatcagcctgtagtgtggttttccgctttaattttgagtgtgactccaaatccagacctccatgggttgataaattgaatttccattgattatttttgtgtgattttgttgtcagcacattcaactat encodes:
- the cfap90 gene encoding uncharacterized protein C5orf49 isoform X1, with the protein product MDVLLQSKTKPVSTISVYSYIPPRRTEPKERTYYNSDSKAREVSLYDCIYRRAEGYDSKLHRDDREHSNSRGLDLYSEESSRPAPVLSSSEYGRHMPPVLYKPGRQFARIAHIHTEFFRKNGITRNFEEGYGSVVPV
- the cfap90 gene encoding uncharacterized protein C5orf49 isoform X2: MARQAREVSLYDCIYRRAEGYDSKLHRDDREHSNSRGLDLYSEESSRPAPVLSSSEYGRHMPPVLYKPGRQFARIAHIHTEFFRKNGITRNFEEGYGSVVPV